One window of the Prinia subflava isolate CZ2003 ecotype Zambia chromosome 1, Cam_Psub_1.2, whole genome shotgun sequence genome contains the following:
- the TSHZ1 gene encoding teashirt homolog 1, with product MPRRKQQAPRRSAAYVPEEELKAAEIDEDSVEDDGLSLDIQENEYLCNEEAEIKEAQSYQNSPVSTATNQDAGYGSPFSENSDQLAHFKSTSSKEEKEDPQCTDNVSYPQDSLAQIKAVYANLLSETCWSSLALDLKKSNPTTSNNGISQNENMTSTDANANSQSTCTTSTNTSTSTTTSSTSNSTSNSGGSGYDWHQAALAKTLQQTSSYGLLPEPSLFSTVQLYRQNNKLYGSVFTGASKFRCKDCSAAYDTLVELTVHMNETGHYRDDNRDKEADKTKRWSKPRKRSLMEMEGKEDAQKVLKCMYCGHSFESLQDLSVHMIKTKHYQKVPLKEPVPAITKLVPSTKKRALQDLASPCSPEPTGITAEASLGESAKDQKTANPYVTPNNRYGYQNGASYTWQFEARKAQILKCMECGSSHDTLQQLTAHMMVTGHFLKVTNSASKKGKQLVLDPVVEEKIQSIPLPPTTHTRLPASNIKKQPDSPAGSTNSEEKKDLEKEKLVVTETEKKIKEESEDSTEKFEPTTLYQYLREEDLDDSPKGGIDILKSLENTVTTAISKAQNGAPSWGGYPSIHAAYQLPGTVKPLQPAVQSVQMQPSYASSVKSLSSEHNALIHSPGNLTPPPHKSNVSAMEELVEKVTGKINVKKEEKPLEKEKSSPVKPMSPAAKENKDFPKAEEINNKQQPKKSSESEVQKVKKDSPAEAHTPNGTEPLKTKVANGCNNLGIITDHSPEPSFINPLSALQSIMNTHLGKISKPVSPSLDPLAMLYKISNSMLDKPIYPTTPVKQADAIDRYYYENSDQPIDLTKSKNKPLVSSVADSASSPLRESALLDISDMVKNLTGRLTPKSSTPSTVSEKSDADGSSFEEALDELSPVHKRKGRQSNWNPQHLLILQAQFASSLRETPEGKYIMSDLGPQERVHISKFTGLSMTTISHWLANVKYQLRRTGGTKFLKNLDTGHPVFFCNDCASQFRTASTYISHLETHLGFSLKDLSKLPLNQIQEQQNVSKVLTNKTLGSLGIAEEDLGSTFQCKLCNRTFASKHAVKLHLSKTHGKSPEDHLIYVTELEKQ from the coding sequence CATATGTTCCTGAGGAAGAattgaaagcagcagaaatagATGAAGACAGCGTGGAAGATGATGGGCTGTCTCTGGACATCCAGGAGAATGAGTATTTGTGCAATGAAGAAGCGGAGATCAAAGAGGCTCAAAGCTACCAGAACTCCCCAGTCAGCACTGCAACTAATCAGGATGCAGGCTATGGTTCGCCGTTTAGTGAAAACAGCGATCAGCTGGCCCATTTCAAAAGCACTTCCtctaaagaagagaaagaggatCCTCAGTGCACAGACAATGTTTCCTATCCACAGGACAGCTTGGCACAAATAAAAGCTGTGTATGCAAATTTGCTTTCAGAGACTTGCTGGTCCAGTTTAGCTTTGGACTTAAAGAAATCCAATCCAACCACCAGCAACAACGGAATCAGCCAGAATGAAAACATGACCAGTACTGACGCCAATGCCAATTCCCAGAGTACTTGTACTACCAGTACCAACACCAGTACCAGTACGACCACCAGTAGTACTAGTAACAGTACTAGTAACAGCGGTGGCTCAGGTTACGACTGGCACCAAGCTGCGCTAGCTAAAACCCTGCAGCAGACCTCATCGTATGGACTTCTCCCAGAGCCGAGTCTCTTCAGCACAGTACAGCTTTACCGGCAAAACAATAAACTCTATGGGTCTGTGTTCACCGGAGCCAGCAAGTTCCGATGCAAAGACTGCAGTGCAGCCTACGACACGCTGGTGGAGCTAACGGTGCACATGAATGAAACTGGACATTACCGTGATGACAACAGAGATAAAGAAGCTGATAAGACCAAGCGGTGGTCAAAGCCTAGGAAAAGATCACTTATGGAAATGGAAGGCAAAGAGGATGCCCAGAAAGTGCTGAAGTGCATGTACTGTGGGCATTCGTTTGAGTCTTTGCAAGACCTCAGTGTCCATATGATAAAAACCAAGCATTACCAGAAAGTGCCTCTGAAGGAGCCAGTACCAGCCATCACCAAATTGGTCCCTTCTACCAAAAAGCGAGCACTTCAGGACTTGGCTTCGCCTTGTTCACCTGAGCCAACGGGGATCACGGCAGAAGCTTCACTGGGTGAGTCTGCAAAGGATCAGAAAACTGCCAACCCCTACGTGACTCCGAACAACCGCTATGGCTATCAAAATGGTGCTAGCTACACTTGGCAGTTTGAGGCACGCAAAGCCCAAATACTGAAATGCATGGAATGTGGCAGTTCCCATGATACTTTGCAGCAGCTCACTGCTCACATGATGGTCACCGGTCATTTCTTGAAGGTGACCAATTCTGCTTCCAAAAAAGGCAAACAGCTAGTGTTGGACCCAGTGGTGGAGGAGAAAATACAGTCTATACCTCTTCCACCCACCACCCACACAAGGCTACCAGCCTCCAACATTAAAAAGCAGCCCGATTCCCCAGCGGGCTCCACGAACTCGGAGGAAAAGAAGGACctagagaaggaaaagctggtggtcactgaaacagagaaaaagattaAGGAAGAGAGTGAGGACTCTACAGAGAAATTTGAGCCAACAACTTTGTATCAATACCTCAGAGAGGAGGACCTAGATGATAGTCCTAAAGGCGGAATAGACATATTGAAATCCCTGGAGAACACAGTGACAACAGCCATCAGCAAAGCCCAGAACGGTGCCCCTTCCTGGGGAGGATATCCCAGTATTCATGCAGCTTACCAGCTCCCGGGAACAGTCAAACCCCTTCAGCCCGCGGTGCAGAGCGTTCAAATGCAGCCATCCTACGCAAGCAGTGTGAAATCACTGTCGTCAGAACACAACGCACTCATCCATTCCCCAGGCAATCTCACACCCCCACCTCACAAGAGCAATGTATCTGCTATGGAGGAACTAGTTGAGAAAGTTACAGGTAAAATCAACgtgaagaaggaagagaagcctttggagaaggagaagagttCTCCAGTTAAACCCATGTCACCTGCTGCTAAAGAAAACAAGGACttcccaaaagcagaagaaataaataacaaacaGCAGCCAAAGAAGAGCTCTGAGTCCGAAGTTCAAAAGGTCAAAAAGGATAGTCCAGCGGAAGCACATACGCCAAATGGTACAGAGCCACTTAAAACAAAGGTTGCAAATGGCTGTAACAATTTAGGAATTATCACAGATCATTCACCTGAGCCATCCTTCATTAATCCATTGAGCGCTTTACAGTCCATTATGAATACCCACTTAGGCAAAATTTCTAAGCCGGTAAGCCCCTCTCTGGACCCTTTGGCCATGCTGTACAAAATTAGTAACAGCATGTTGGACAAACCCATTTACCCAACCACTCCAGTCAAGCAGGCTGATGCTATTGACCGGTATTACTATGAGAACAGCGATCAACCTATTGATTTAACTAAGTCCAAAAACAAGCCTCTTGTTTCCAGCGTGGCTGACTCTGCCTCGTCCCCTCTGAGGGAGAGTGCCCTGCTGGATATTTCCGATATGGTGAAGAACCTCACGGGGCGTTTGACACCCAAGTCTTCAACCCCCTCTACCGTGTCAGAGAAGTCTGATGCTGATGGGAGCAGTTTTGAGGAAGCTCTGGATGAACTGTCACCAGTACACAAGAGGAAGGGCAGGCAGTCCAACTGGAACCCTCAGCATCTTCTGATCCTTCAAGCCCAGTTTGCTTCCAGCTTGAGGGAGACTCCCGAAGGCAAATACATTATGTCGGACCTAGGTCCACAAGAGCGGGTACACATCTCTAAGTTTACTGGTCTTTCCATGACCACAATTAGCCACTGGCTGGCCAATGTGAAGTATCAGTTAAGGAGGACAGGTGGAACtaaatttttaaagaacttGGACACAGGACatcctgttttcttttgcaatgATTGTGCCTCTCAGTTCAGGACTGCTTCTACATACATAAGTCACTTAGAGACACACCTAGGGTTTAGTTTGAAGGATCTGTCAAAGTTGCCACTTAATCAGATTCAAGAACAGCAGAATGTTTCAAAAGTCCTCACAAACAAGACTTTGGGCTCACTTGGAATTGCCGAGGAGGACTTAGGCTCCACATTCCAGTGTAAGCTCTGTAACCGAACTTTTGCAAGCAAGCATGCAGTCAAACTGCACCTTAGTAAAACACATGGCAAGTCCCCAGAGGACCATCTGATCTATGTAACTGAGTTAGAAAAACAATAG